One Malus domestica chromosome 11, GDT2T_hap1 genomic region harbors:
- the LOC114819636 gene encoding G-type lectin S-receptor-like serine/threonine-protein kinase At4g27290 isoform X2, with product MKGLPFFIFFASLLPFLVLRLSTATDTISASQSINGSNTLVSSGQSFELGLFQVGNSKAWYLGIWFKNLPHIVVWVANRENPLPDSHGALTLTKNGTMALFDQMNNTIWSTMSSQIAENPVAQLLETGNLVVRDKAATDSESYVWQSFDFPSDTSLPKMKIGWNFRTGLNRFLTSWKNASDPSPGEYTYGIDPLGLPQLVVAKGTEKLYRTGPWNGLRFTGFPSSSNELIVKPIFVYDTNELYYMYMATDIMTGVKLTESGLAQRVVLNRGSTEWSVMYTLQNDRCDNYRECGANGFCKISNSPPCECLQGYVPKSQNEWEVLNWTSGCIRETSLNCQKDDGFLKVPNVKLPDLLDFQLNMSMSVKQCEADCLKNCSCVAYTNSDVRNGGSGCLMWFGDLIDMRESIEEASPEHIYIRMPSSELVSVLLFLGFTCFLRLIIRKKRRKKSGSTSPKDLELPLFDFEEIATATNNFSFRNKLGEGGFGPVYKGSLRQDELIAVKRLSKDSGQGIEEFKNEVTMIANLQHWNLVKLLGCCIEGEERMLIYEYLPNKSLDCFIFDQNQKMLLNWQKRYDIIMGIARGLLYLHQDSRVRIIHRDLKSNNILLDHELNPKISDFGIARIFERNQTEAKTKRVIGTYGYMSPEYAIDGKFSVKSDVFSFGVLLLEIISGRKNRGFHHADHNHSLLGHAWLLWNKNKGLEVVDQCLEYSYVEFEVLRCIQVGLLCVQKLPKDRPVMSSVFLMLSNEAAILPQPKEPGFFTERSSMDFEDTLAGKGRSQTGSTSTLTTVEAR from the exons ATGAAGGGCCTTCCCTTTTTCATCTTCTTTGCCTCTCTACTCCCATTTTTAGTCTTACGATTGTCCACAGCAACTGATACCATATCTGCTTCACAATCCATCAATGGCTCTAATACCTTAGTTTCTTCAGGCCAAAGCTTCGAATTAGGACTCTTCCAGGTGGGTAATTCTAAAGCCTGGTACTTAGGAATATGGTTTAAGAACTTACCACATATTGTTGTATGGGTTGCCAACAGAGAAAACCCCCTTCCAGATTCACATGGAGCCTTGACATTAACCAAAAATGGAACTATGGCTCTTTTCGACCAAATGAACAACACAATTTGGTCCACCATGTCTTCCCAAATAGCAGAAAATCCTGTTGCACAGCTTTTGGAGACTGGAAATCTCGTTGTTCGAGACAAGGCTGCAACAGATTCCGAAAGTTATGTATGGCAAAGTTTTGATTTCCCATCAGACACTTCGTTACCAAAAATGAAGATTGGGTGGAACTTCAGAACAGGTCTTAACAGATTCTTGACTTCTTGGAAAAACGCTAGTGATCCATCTCCTGGAGAATATACTTATGGGATCGATCCTCTTGGATTGCCTCAACTCGTTGTTGCCAAAGGAACAGAGAAATTGTACCGCACGGGGCCTTGGAATGGTCTTCGATTTACTGGCTTTCCAAGTTCTTCAAACGAGCTCATTGTGAAACCGATCTTTGTCTATGATACCAATGAGTTATATTACATGTACATGGCTACTGATATTATGACAGGAGTAAAGCTTACTGAGTCGGGTTTAGCCCAGCGGGTGGTGCTCAACAGAGGGAGCACTGAATGGTCTGTTATGTATACTCTCCAAAATGATAGGTGTGATAATTACAGGGAGTGCGGAGCAAATGGTTTTTGCAAAATTTCCAATTCACCCCCTTGTGAGTGCTTGCAGGGTTATGTTCCAAAGTCGCAGAACGAATGGGAGGTGCTTAACTGGACAAGTGGGTGCATAAGGGAAACATCACTGAATTGCCAGAAGGATGATGGGTTTTTGAAAGTTCCAAATGTGAAATTGCCGGACCTGTTGGATTTTCAGTTGAACATGAGCATGAGTGTGAAACAATGTGAGGCAGACTGCTTAAAGAATTGTTCTTGTGTAGCTTATACTAATTCAGATGTCAGGAATGGAGGGAGTGGCTGCCTTATGTGGTTTGGCGACCTAATTGATATGCGAGAGTCCATTGAAGAAGCTAGCCCGGAACACATATATATTCGAATGCCATCGTCCGAACTAG TTTCTGTGCTTCTTTTCTTGGGATTTACTTGCTTTTTGCGCCTAATAATTcggaagaagagaagaaagaaaagtg GCTCAACATCTCCTAAGGACTTGGAATTGCCACTCTTTGATTTTGAGGAAATCGCAACTGCCACCAATAACTTCTCGTTCAGAAACAAACTCGGAGAGGGAGGGTTCGGTCCAGTTTACAAG GGGAGCCTAAGACAAGATGAACTAATAGCAGTCAAGAGACTCTCAAAAGATTCTGGGCAAGGTATCGAGGAGTTTAAAAATGAAGTTACGATGATAGCCAATCTTCAACACTGGAATCTTGTGAAACTTTTGGGATGCTGCATTGAAGGAGAAGAAAGGATGCTTATCTATGAGTACTTGCCAAACAAAAGCTTGGACTGCTTTATTTTCG ATCAAAACCAAAAGATGCTTCTGAATTGGCAAAAGCGATATGACATTATCATGGGAATCGCACGAGGACTTCTCTACCTCCACCAAGACTCAAGAGTAAGAATCATTCACCGGGATCTCAAGAGCAACAACATCTTACTTGACCACGAGCTGAACCCCAAAATTTCTGATTTCGGAATAGCAAGGATTTTCGAACGCAATCAAACTGAAGCGAAAACAAAACGTGTAATTGGAACATA CGGATACATGTCTCCAGAGTACGCAATTGATGGGAAGTTTTCAGTGAAATCTGATGTTTTCAGTTTCGGAGTGCTTTTGTTAGAGATAATTAGTGGCAGAAAGAACAGAGGATTTCATCATGCAGATCACAATCACAGTCTTTTGGGACAT GCATGGCTACTGTGGAACAAAAACAAGGGCTTGGAAGTAGTAGATCAATGCTTAGAGTACTCATATGTTGAGTTTGAGGTGCTAAGATGCATTCAAGTGGGTCTACTATGCGTTCAAAAGCTTCCAAAAGACAGACCAGTAATGTCATCGGTGTTTCTAATGTTAAGCAACGAGGCGGCGATATTGCCACAACCGAAGGAGCCTGGTTTCTTCACAGAAAGAAGTTCCATGGACTTCGAAGATACCTTAGCCGGCAAAGGTAGAAGTCAGACAGGAAGCACAAGCACCCTTACAACAGTGGAAGCTAGATGA
- the LOC114819636 gene encoding G-type lectin S-receptor-like serine/threonine-protein kinase At4g27290 isoform X1: protein MKGLPFFIFFASLLPFLVLRLSTATDTISASQSINGSNTLVSSGQSFELGLFQVGNSKAWYLGIWFKNLPHIVVWVANRENPLPDSHGALTLTKNGTMALFDQMNNTIWSTMSSQIAENPVAQLLETGNLVVRDKAATDSESYVWQSFDFPSDTSLPKMKIGWNFRTGLNRFLTSWKNASDPSPGEYTYGIDPLGLPQLVVAKGTEKLYRTGPWNGLRFTGFPSSSNELIVKPIFVYDTNELYYMYMATDIMTGVKLTESGLAQRVVLNRGSTEWSVMYTLQNDRCDNYRECGANGFCKISNSPPCECLQGYVPKSQNEWEVLNWTSGCIRETSLNCQKDDGFLKVPNVKLPDLLDFQLNMSMSVKQCEADCLKNCSCVAYTNSDVRNGGSGCLMWFGDLIDMRESIEEASPEHIYIRMPSSELGNSTQKDKRVVLISVISAVSVLLFLGFTCFLRLIIRKKRRKKSGSTSPKDLELPLFDFEEIATATNNFSFRNKLGEGGFGPVYKGSLRQDELIAVKRLSKDSGQGIEEFKNEVTMIANLQHWNLVKLLGCCIEGEERMLIYEYLPNKSLDCFIFDQNQKMLLNWQKRYDIIMGIARGLLYLHQDSRVRIIHRDLKSNNILLDHELNPKISDFGIARIFERNQTEAKTKRVIGTYGYMSPEYAIDGKFSVKSDVFSFGVLLLEIISGRKNRGFHHADHNHSLLGHAWLLWNKNKGLEVVDQCLEYSYVEFEVLRCIQVGLLCVQKLPKDRPVMSSVFLMLSNEAAILPQPKEPGFFTERSSMDFEDTLAGKGRSQTGSTSTLTTVEAR, encoded by the exons ATGAAGGGCCTTCCCTTTTTCATCTTCTTTGCCTCTCTACTCCCATTTTTAGTCTTACGATTGTCCACAGCAACTGATACCATATCTGCTTCACAATCCATCAATGGCTCTAATACCTTAGTTTCTTCAGGCCAAAGCTTCGAATTAGGACTCTTCCAGGTGGGTAATTCTAAAGCCTGGTACTTAGGAATATGGTTTAAGAACTTACCACATATTGTTGTATGGGTTGCCAACAGAGAAAACCCCCTTCCAGATTCACATGGAGCCTTGACATTAACCAAAAATGGAACTATGGCTCTTTTCGACCAAATGAACAACACAATTTGGTCCACCATGTCTTCCCAAATAGCAGAAAATCCTGTTGCACAGCTTTTGGAGACTGGAAATCTCGTTGTTCGAGACAAGGCTGCAACAGATTCCGAAAGTTATGTATGGCAAAGTTTTGATTTCCCATCAGACACTTCGTTACCAAAAATGAAGATTGGGTGGAACTTCAGAACAGGTCTTAACAGATTCTTGACTTCTTGGAAAAACGCTAGTGATCCATCTCCTGGAGAATATACTTATGGGATCGATCCTCTTGGATTGCCTCAACTCGTTGTTGCCAAAGGAACAGAGAAATTGTACCGCACGGGGCCTTGGAATGGTCTTCGATTTACTGGCTTTCCAAGTTCTTCAAACGAGCTCATTGTGAAACCGATCTTTGTCTATGATACCAATGAGTTATATTACATGTACATGGCTACTGATATTATGACAGGAGTAAAGCTTACTGAGTCGGGTTTAGCCCAGCGGGTGGTGCTCAACAGAGGGAGCACTGAATGGTCTGTTATGTATACTCTCCAAAATGATAGGTGTGATAATTACAGGGAGTGCGGAGCAAATGGTTTTTGCAAAATTTCCAATTCACCCCCTTGTGAGTGCTTGCAGGGTTATGTTCCAAAGTCGCAGAACGAATGGGAGGTGCTTAACTGGACAAGTGGGTGCATAAGGGAAACATCACTGAATTGCCAGAAGGATGATGGGTTTTTGAAAGTTCCAAATGTGAAATTGCCGGACCTGTTGGATTTTCAGTTGAACATGAGCATGAGTGTGAAACAATGTGAGGCAGACTGCTTAAAGAATTGTTCTTGTGTAGCTTATACTAATTCAGATGTCAGGAATGGAGGGAGTGGCTGCCTTATGTGGTTTGGCGACCTAATTGATATGCGAGAGTCCATTGAAGAAGCTAGCCCGGAACACATATATATTCGAATGCCATCGTCCGAACTAG GTAATTCCACTCAGAAGGATAAACGAGTAGTGCTGATCTCGGTCATATCTGCAGTTTCTGTGCTTCTTTTCTTGGGATTTACTTGCTTTTTGCGCCTAATAATTcggaagaagagaagaaagaaaagtg GCTCAACATCTCCTAAGGACTTGGAATTGCCACTCTTTGATTTTGAGGAAATCGCAACTGCCACCAATAACTTCTCGTTCAGAAACAAACTCGGAGAGGGAGGGTTCGGTCCAGTTTACAAG GGGAGCCTAAGACAAGATGAACTAATAGCAGTCAAGAGACTCTCAAAAGATTCTGGGCAAGGTATCGAGGAGTTTAAAAATGAAGTTACGATGATAGCCAATCTTCAACACTGGAATCTTGTGAAACTTTTGGGATGCTGCATTGAAGGAGAAGAAAGGATGCTTATCTATGAGTACTTGCCAAACAAAAGCTTGGACTGCTTTATTTTCG ATCAAAACCAAAAGATGCTTCTGAATTGGCAAAAGCGATATGACATTATCATGGGAATCGCACGAGGACTTCTCTACCTCCACCAAGACTCAAGAGTAAGAATCATTCACCGGGATCTCAAGAGCAACAACATCTTACTTGACCACGAGCTGAACCCCAAAATTTCTGATTTCGGAATAGCAAGGATTTTCGAACGCAATCAAACTGAAGCGAAAACAAAACGTGTAATTGGAACATA CGGATACATGTCTCCAGAGTACGCAATTGATGGGAAGTTTTCAGTGAAATCTGATGTTTTCAGTTTCGGAGTGCTTTTGTTAGAGATAATTAGTGGCAGAAAGAACAGAGGATTTCATCATGCAGATCACAATCACAGTCTTTTGGGACAT GCATGGCTACTGTGGAACAAAAACAAGGGCTTGGAAGTAGTAGATCAATGCTTAGAGTACTCATATGTTGAGTTTGAGGTGCTAAGATGCATTCAAGTGGGTCTACTATGCGTTCAAAAGCTTCCAAAAGACAGACCAGTAATGTCATCGGTGTTTCTAATGTTAAGCAACGAGGCGGCGATATTGCCACAACCGAAGGAGCCTGGTTTCTTCACAGAAAGAAGTTCCATGGACTTCGAAGATACCTTAGCCGGCAAAGGTAGAAGTCAGACAGGAAGCACAAGCACCCTTACAACAGTGGAAGCTAGATGA